Genomic DNA from Mesorhizobium sp. 131-2-1:
ATGCCGCCGGCTGCCAGCAGCTCCAAGACAATCGTCAGGACAAGAAAGGCCTTGCCGGGCCTCAGACCGGCTTTCTCAAACGTGCCCGGAGCCTTGTCGAAGTTCCTGACCTTCCCGATCAGATGCGGAAGGAACCAGATTCCGCACAGGATCCTGAGCGTATCCTGCGGCTGCAACTCGAACGGCATTGTATGTCCTCTCCCCAAGCAGCATCGCGGCTGCAGTCCGTTGTCAGGCATGTCGCGTCCAAACGAGAAGCTGCGCGACTCTGCGCAACTCCATCGGCTAGGAGCGACACTGGTCTCGGCGCCGCAAATCGGGTCTTGCGTCACCCATTTCAGATACTGTACGGTATCCACAGTCCAATCGGAATGTCAATCCGACCCGGTTGGCGGGATTTGAGGAGGAACATCGTGACAGTGATGATGCGCGCCGCACGGCTGCATGCGGTAAATGAACCAATGCGGATCGAGGAGGTCGCCAAGCCTCGAGCGTCCGGGACCGATGTCGTGGTCGAGGTCAAGGCCTGCGGCATGGTCCCAAACCTCGCCAACGTGCTGAACAACTGGGAGAACTGGTATCCCCACCAGCCGCTGCCCCCAAAGCCCGCGACTTTCGGGCTGGATCCTGCCGGCATCGTGCATGAAGTCGGCGAGCAGGTTGTTGCCCTGAAGCCCGGGGACCGCGTCTACGTCAATCCGCTGCGTTCGTGCGGCGCCTGCCACGCCTGCGCCAGCGGCAACCAGATGAAGTGCGATTACTTCACCTTCGCCGGATATTTCGGCTTCAATCGCAACAGCTTGGAAATTTTCAAGCGCTATCCCGGGGGCGGCTTC
This window encodes:
- a CDS encoding DoxX family protein, whose product is MPFELQPQDTLRILCGIWFLPHLIGKVRNFDKAPGTFEKAGLRPGKAFLVLTIVLELLAAGGMVFNIYPRAATGCAIVVLLGASYAVVKINGVKWRWQQMGPEFPLFWALACLISAL